The proteins below come from a single Leptospirillum ferriphilum genomic window:
- a CDS encoding glycosyltransferase family 2 protein, translating into MNAPVISVVITMYREGKLLGETVDSILNQTFQDFEIVLVNNNADPLTLDVANRYCKTHPEKIRIVHEPVQGVSAAKNRGILESHGTYIALHDGDDLSHPERLSIQLETILQNPGVSFVCSWFDRVGPDGKQTIKKDIADATPYFWFRTEQIIKKLYPDRTTKNPGSPLDFSLISTTFFKRQTAIDVGLFDNRFNPRWFEDFEFLTRLYETGEVIKIPQSLLRYRMHTPERAAILRKQMNWLAIVRHLDLFYRILWERYLNKTPEAPKIFRELRAFWLTYVSGFFLEQEKGQTLGKMALKRALTENFQDPYIWKLWGKSLLPQVLYPKLFWFDELNPNPLPDGANAHLVRGLFSPSLQKGPETINRVC; encoded by the coding sequence ATGAATGCACCAGTTATTTCCGTTGTCATCACAATGTATAGAGAAGGCAAACTACTTGGGGAAACAGTCGATTCGATCCTCAATCAAACATTTCAGGACTTTGAAATCGTGCTCGTCAACAACAACGCCGATCCCCTGACACTCGATGTTGCCAATCGTTATTGCAAAACCCATCCGGAGAAAATCCGAATTGTTCATGAACCGGTTCAAGGAGTATCGGCCGCCAAGAACCGGGGAATTCTTGAGAGCCACGGCACCTATATTGCCTTGCATGATGGGGATGATCTTTCTCATCCCGAGCGTCTCTCCATTCAGCTTGAAACAATCCTACAAAATCCAGGAGTCTCGTTCGTCTGCTCCTGGTTTGACCGGGTTGGACCAGACGGCAAGCAAACCATTAAAAAGGACATTGCAGACGCCACTCCCTATTTCTGGTTTCGGACGGAACAGATTATTAAGAAACTTTACCCGGATAGAACTACAAAAAATCCAGGCTCGCCACTTGATTTTTCTTTGATTTCAACGACTTTTTTTAAAAGGCAGACGGCAATTGATGTGGGGTTATTTGACAATCGCTTCAATCCCCGCTGGTTTGAAGATTTTGAGTTCTTGACCCGCCTCTATGAAACGGGAGAGGTGATCAAGATCCCCCAATCCCTTCTCCGTTACCGGATGCACACCCCCGAGCGAGCTGCGATCCTTCGAAAACAGATGAACTGGCTCGCCATTGTCCGACATCTTGACCTCTTCTACAGAATTCTCTGGGAACGTTATCTAAACAAAACCCCGGAGGCTCCAAAAATTTTTCGGGAACTTCGAGCATTCTGGCTGACGTATGTCAGCGGATTCTTTTTGGAACAGGAAAAAGGTCAGACCCTCGGAAAAATGGCGCTCAAGAGAGCGCTCACCGAAAACTTTCAGGACCCCTACATCTGGAAGCTCTGGGGAAAATCCTTACTCCCGCAAGTCCTCTATCCGAAACTTTTCTGGTTTGATGAGCTGAACCCGAATCCCCTCCCGGATGGAGCGAACGCGCATCTGGTCAGGGGGCTTTTTTCACCCTCTCTGCAGAAAGGACCGGAAACAATAAACAGAGTCTGTTGA